A window from Citrus sinensis cultivar Valencia sweet orange chromosome 3, DVS_A1.0, whole genome shotgun sequence encodes these proteins:
- the LOC102621384 gene encoding zinc finger protein CONSTANS: MSSDLYTFDNFFTDSFSPFCDPSVDILEANNYNPVDESASIDQFAHSLLSSSPPSNLLGNLSICQTNSNHLQTLAPNGYQDFSCLDSMEVKSEDSLVGFDSSSSYNQIQQEPLVLPHSYSGVENVAKYMQRSYSSNCFDGKPGFSFQPRFDSVLESPNFHNQALSSPENSFFAGQMRRVCSTGDLQNTKIPHKSQRSFSSPLATESSFMEEANFKVGRYSAEERKERILKYRAKRNQRNFNKTIKYACRKTLADNRPRIRGRFARNDEAGDVPKAAYSARDEDEDELWLDGLQQEEEEDGANRGGGGGPFVSSFGQYYGYY, translated from the exons ATGTCTTCTGATCTTTACACGTTTGACAACTTCTTTACTGATTCTTTCTCTCCATTTTGTGACCCCTCCGTTGATATTCTTGAAGCAAACAACTACAACCCAGTTGATGAATCCGCTTCAATTGACCAATTTGCTCATAGTCTACTCTCTAGTTCACCACCAAGCAACCTTCTTGGAAACCTAAGCATTTGCCAAACCAACAGCAACCATTTGCAGACTCTTGCACCAAATGGGTATCAAGATTTCTCTTGTTTGGACTCAATGGAGGTCAAAAGCGAGGATTCTCTTGTAGGCTttgattcttcttcttcttataaCCAAATTCAACAAGAACCTCTGGTGCTTCCTCACAGCTATAGCGGTGTTGAAAATGTAGCTAAGTACATGCAAAGAAGCTACAGCAGCAATTGTTTCGATGGCAAGCCTGGTTTCTCCTTTCAGCCTCGCTTTGATTCTGTCCTGGAGTCTCCAAATTTCCATAATCAAGCCTTAAGCTCACCGGAAAACAGTTTTTTCGCTGGACAAATGAGGAGGGTTTGCAGCACCGGAGATTTACAA AATACAAAAATTCCACATAAAAGCCAAAGGTCTTTTTCAAGTCCTTTAGCAACGGAGAGCTCGTTTATGGAGGAAGCAAACTTTAAAGTTGGTCGATACAGTGCCGAAGAGAGGAAAGAAAGGATCTTGAAGTACAGAGCCAAGAGAAATCAAAGGAATTTCAACAAGACAATTAag TATGCCTGCCGCAAAACGCTAGCCGACAACCGACCTCGCATACGTGGCAGATTCGCACGCAACGACGAAGCTGGTGATGTTCCCAAAGCTGCATATTCTGCCAGAGATGAAGACGAAGATGAGCTCTGg CTTGATGGGTTGcagcaagaagaagaagaggatgGGGCAAAcagaggaggaggaggagggcCTTTTGTCAGCAGTTTTGGCCAGTATTATGGCTACTATTGA